From a region of the Microterricola gilva genome:
- a CDS encoding carbohydrate ABC transporter permease: MSSNQFVRHTDNDQSGLPAGRASARPAPGRAEVLPYAPIDRDAAGAGHKRRNRLRGRAEIALFAGPALVVYLLFVMVPVGLAGYYGFFKWNGIGPLTDFVGLDNYVRALSDPVFIGAIGHNFFFVIASLLVQGPIAIGIALLLNRPMRGRSFFRVLVFVPYVLSEVIAGVAWLLLLQPNGPFDALLTSLGLGDAVQLWLGDPTIVLWTMLAVISWKYIGFAIILFLAGLQGVPEELAEAAQIDGASWWQIQRHITIPLLGPTIRIWAFLSIIGSLQLFDLVWIMTGGGPANATSTMATYMINFGFTRSQYGYGSAVAVILFIISFAIAIVYQRFVLRRDTEGALTRRVG; the protein is encoded by the coding sequence GTGAGCTCGAACCAGTTCGTCCGTCACACGGACAACGATCAGAGCGGCCTGCCCGCCGGTCGCGCTTCGGCGCGGCCGGCGCCCGGTCGCGCCGAAGTCCTGCCTTATGCCCCGATCGACCGGGATGCCGCAGGCGCAGGTCACAAGCGTCGCAACCGGTTGCGCGGCCGGGCGGAGATCGCGTTGTTCGCCGGCCCGGCGCTCGTCGTCTACCTGCTGTTCGTCATGGTGCCGGTCGGCCTCGCCGGGTACTACGGCTTCTTCAAGTGGAACGGCATCGGCCCACTCACCGACTTCGTCGGCCTGGACAACTACGTTCGTGCTCTCAGCGATCCCGTGTTCATCGGCGCGATCGGGCACAACTTCTTCTTCGTGATCGCGTCGCTCCTCGTTCAGGGCCCGATCGCGATCGGAATCGCGCTCCTCCTGAACCGCCCCATGCGGGGCCGCTCGTTCTTCCGAGTGCTCGTGTTCGTTCCCTACGTGCTCTCCGAGGTCATCGCCGGTGTCGCCTGGCTCCTGCTCCTGCAACCGAACGGGCCATTCGACGCACTGCTGACAAGTCTCGGGCTCGGCGACGCCGTGCAGCTCTGGCTCGGCGACCCGACGATTGTGCTCTGGACGATGCTCGCCGTCATCAGCTGGAAGTACATCGGTTTCGCGATCATCCTCTTCCTGGCCGGCCTCCAGGGCGTGCCGGAAGAACTCGCGGAGGCCGCCCAGATCGACGGCGCATCCTGGTGGCAGATCCAACGGCACATCACGATCCCGCTACTCGGACCCACCATTCGCATCTGGGCGTTCCTGTCGATCATCGGCTCTCTCCAGCTCTTCGACCTGGTGTGGATCATGACGGGCGGTGGCCCGGCGAACGCGACGTCGACCATGGCGACCTACATGATCAACTTCGGCTTCACCCGCTCGCAGTACGGCTACGGAAGCGCCGTCGCGGTGATCCTCTTCATCATCTCCTTCGCCATCGCCATCGTGTACCAGCGCTTCGTGCTCCGCCGCGACACCGAGGGCGCCCTCACGAGAAGGGTTGGCTGA